GAGAATTATTGGGTTatgaattgaaaagatGTCTGGCCGGCAGCAGTCTTATATAAGAGGTGGGTGACTTCTCACAAAGAGAATTAATAAGAGACGTAGGCGTGAAAAAAATTCCGTTCCGATGCCTCCAACAAAGCGAGAGAACGCTAAGCGAGGGAAGCAGGTGCACATGTCCATGCAACAGGCAAGATGAACGAGAACGAGACTGGTGTACGATAACGGGCCTAGACGAAGAAGCAAGCATCTCGTATTGGGCTTTTGTTCCTTTTGTTCCGTGGGAATAATGGGAACTTCTCTGGCGCTAGGtattttgcacccagaAAGCGCAAAAAAACCGTTCGAGAGCGCATTACGcatttgtttcttttttttgcacccatcaGCCTTGagcaacaaagaaagagaagattgatGGATCTAGCATGGATATTCTCTACTTCTTGGGTTTGACAAGCGTTGTGGCATTCTACAATCTCGTTCCAGTACGTTGGCTGTGAGTTGGGGGATCTCGTTATAAGTGTTTCAGCCGCGAGGCTAAATTCCGTCGAGAACTATGGGCCAACGGAATTTTGCATGAGCAATAAGAAAACCTAATACATTAACACTGCTAGCACAACACAAAACAGCACCTTGATCTGTCAACAAAGCCCGTAATTTTCTTGGAACTCGAGACTGCGATCCAATAATCTTCACACTGGCGAATTCTCATAGCCACGTTCACACCCACTTTTGGCTCTGTGACACTTAGAAGGCCATTGAAAAGACTCTTCCCAATAACCTTTTTGCGTTTGGGATCATCACCTTCTGTTTGGCTTTGATCATTGGTTTTTGCGCTGTAGCAAATGGTGGTAGTTGCGGTGGTTCAACgcaattggctgcaaaaaagatGCCATGTGGTGCAAGTTGGAGCCATCGGCTGTGTTTAAGGCCATTAGCTGATTTCGCTCAGATAGTGGTATTATGTAGACTAACGCTAGGCCAATTGACTAATCGTCTATAAAAGCGTGGCTCTAAACTGACATGGGTGGAAAGACTATTTTCCACTTACAAAGTGGGGTTATCAGCTGGCGTTTTAGGAGAGATACAGACGGAGTTATTTAATGCTGACTCTATCGTACTTGGAGATCTCACACAGTCTTTTATAGTTGCACTTCCAGAATTACATGGACCTTTTTTGCTTTGTTTTGGGCACCCTAGATGTGCATTGCTAGCAGTTGATGTTTGTCATTTTGGCGTAACCGAGGTCACTTTATCACCAGAGTTCAAAGTGCGTCATTCAAGGAAATCCCTTTTAGGATGGCCCGAGCACTTCACCGGGTGATGATAATCGTTTAAGATATCTTTGTTCAATCATTCTGTACGTGCTCTGAGTTCAAGGTCATCTTCCTTTCGACTCTTTCTGTTGCCTGTGTTTTGATTTATACTTTAGAACTTGCTCTCCTTGTTATCTAAAGCACTTATCtgttgtttttgttggtCTTGATCCTAGGTTGCGAACAAACACTCACTATGTCTACATGGCCACTGAAGCGGTTATTGTGGAATATGTGGTAAGTTTTGTTCCACTCCAGAGCTTTAATCCTTTGGTCAAGCAGTCAAAACTATTTCACGTATACAAGCTCAGTTCGACTTAATTGCATTAGCTTTTGGGCACTTGACGTCATGGTGTTGCTCTACTCCAATTTAATAGTATCAGTGGTCGTTCTCCTTTTAATAGCTACCCGTGAAGAATCTCCTGAAAAGCTCCAGAAATAGCCAGGCAAAAGCTATCGCTCTGTGATGCTTTTTTGACCCAACCCGTTCGGTTGTTAGTGTAGAAACATCTACTTTATTGTGGTACGCAATTTACCTGGCAGCTTCATCGAGTGAGCAACCCATACAATCATTCTACACATTACAAAGCGTGAATTTTTCTACATCACAGACTGCTGAATTTTTGgtctttgtcttcttctaAACAGGGTACCTATCGTCCCTCTCTTTTTTAGCTTTTACATGATCCACTCCTAAATTTCATATTATGGCTCTACACTGCTTAACGCCTTGGGCATTCCCCACTGCCCAAATTCCCCTACTGCCCAAAATCCTCTACCCATTTATTTGGCGATCGGGGCATTCACTGAATGGCCGATTTCTCCGTGCAACGCCACTGAGTCGTCTAAAcgtgaagaaaaaagccaCCTTGAATCTTCAGCCACCTCCCTGGCAATTATCCAAGCAGCTTCGGAAAGTCGACGCTAATATCCCAGCCCAAAATTGTCGTCACTCTTTCCgcattggtgatggtgtctCTCACATGGTCCTTAAGAGCGCTGTGGAGTATACAGCGAGCCAAATAATAATTTGTCTCTACATGACCTCAGCGAAACCCCACACAAATAGTCACCGGTTTTGCCGGGGTACAGTATAACAAAGACCGAAAGGAAAAGTAAAAATAGGATCAAAAAATTAAAGTCAAAACATTACAGCCCACCGTTCAACAGTCCCTCAACTTGTCTCGGAACTTGTCCCTCAACTGTAACTTCACTGTTCCCTCAAGGTCACAGCATCACCAGACTTGCAAAAACCAGAAGAAAACTTGGCCCCACAGCCCAGGAGAATTTCACCTGCGGTGCTTGTGCCAGCTCTGTTGACGAACTCTTGCCGAACAATGATAACAAGTGCAAATCCGGAACCCGCCTACAGCGAAGGCCGCCGATTTCTATCCTAAACGGCGGAAGCCACAGCACACAATTGAGTCCAGTACAAGCCAGCGCCAATCATGCGAATCATGCGAATCTTGCTAGAACTTGAAAATCTCTGCTGCCCTCCGTCAATAGTAGACCCTGGGAAGAGGCCACAGGTAGGCTGTCTAACGCTCACAACCAGCAGAGCCATTGTTCGCTGGAGCCCTGCACTGGGCCACGGCCAGTGCCAATACTGGCGTCACAACTATCACCGTTACTATCTATTACCAGAACCATAACCAAGATGGAGCTCAGTCATTGCCAAACTTTGGCATCAACACTACAACGCTACATCGATAGTGGTTCCACCACTGAGCGCTGTCGGGAAGACCGTTTGGGCAGGGCCGCAGGTGCCTATTTGCACCCACGCCTCGAGGCACTGGTTGCGAGTGGCCCCAGGGCACAATGGCGGCAGGGGAGCCACCAGGCGGCAGGCAGCGCAGGTGTGGCCCCTTCGGCGCCGGCAACTGATATGAAACCGTCTGCCAACAAGTAGCGCTTCTTCtaactttttttcctttatTTCAATTTGCTCGATTTCGTCTTCCTTCTCTACAAGTCTCTTTCGACTCCTTTTATTTCTCTCCCTTCttccctcttctttttcgtaATTGCCGATTCGCAGCCTTTGACACCCTTGGGCTTGCTCATGCCAGCGTTTGTGCCACTTGCCTGCCCTGTTTGCCGCCGCCAGCCCTTGCGCAAAGGGTCCCGGGTCTCCCTGCGGAGGCCTGAGCCCCCGGCGGCACCACCGCCCTACCACCGCCGCCTTACCTAGCGATTTACCGTGTTCTGCCACTTTTAGGATATTTCTTTAGATCATTGCATTTGCTGGTCACCTACAATGTACGTAGGCTTTGCGGTTAGCAGCGCTGGCGCCTTTGTTTTCGTCTTTGTGTCTCGCCAGGGTCCAGTGCGGTTAGAAGCGCTAGGGTGATGGGAGATAGATCTCGCGCCGCTAAGGCAGAGACtgaggcagaggcagaggctCAGTGGGACGCTAGATAGATGAAAGCAGAGGGAGTATTGCAACTGatttcgatttttttttgccatGTTTTGTGGATCACTTCCATTGCCCGTTCCACattgtttttttctttttgctcctttttttttatctgCGCTCCCACTGACGTCCTGGGCCCTGGCAGCTTCCCTGTGATTAGCCGCCGTGAGTCAGGGCCATCGACCGGCAAGTGGGTTGGGGGTCCTTCGGATTTCGGGGGTCCTGTGGGGGCACTCAGACTTTGGACACTGGCTTTCTGGTATTAAGGTTTAAGGTTTGTATTAAGGCCTCCTGTAGGTTCATGTGAACcctggcgctggcgccCTCAGTAGGCTGCGAAGGTGATATCTCGCTAAACACTACACTAGGTACTGCTATCTGACAAAAGCCTCTTGCATCTTGACAtgttattttttttttcttccgGGGCCGGTATCAACTAGGTTCCCCTTTACCGCACGGCTCTCAATTAGTCGTGGGCTACGAACACAATCCGTGGACCGTGCTTCAATACCCGCTGTGCTCGGTGCTGGATGTGTTAATATTGACTAAGTAAAAATTTGCAAGAAAATAGAAAGCCCTCAGCTTCAATCGTGGCAATGTGAGGCGGTGCCGGAGACGAAAGTACAATAATAacaataaaaaaaaaaaaaaatagaaaaagaatgcaaTTTTCCTCTAGCAGCATCTCTTTCGAAGTCTACTCGATCCAAAACGGTCTCCAAAATTGCCTATTATATTATCCGGTGGTCTCTTCTACCCAATAAGATTAGACTACTGGTAGACGAGAAAAATCCCTCACCGCCAAAACCTAGTTGGATCGAGCCGCCTTGCAGAGGTGTTGGATGGGTAGCTGTGGTGCACTATCAACCTTCGACCTTAGCACCAGCGACGAAGCGGAACCTCAATGCTTGCTGTGAAGTAGCTGTAGTTGCAAGCTGGGCGCCTACTTGGGCGTCGATTTCCTTTGTGGGTGGATTCTCCAGCCTTGCGGACCCCTCTAGGAGTATAATTAAGGTTGACGATGTGCATCACGGTACCACTTGCCGTGCCGAGGTACAATTTTGGGTTTTGCCTTGTTGGCAGCCCTCTGTCTCTCTGTGGCTCTACAATTTTGTTTCGTCTATTTCTCTCTTCGTCATATCGTATCTTCATGCTATATGGGCACAGCCCTTGGTAACCTCCATTTAATTTTTGCTAGGACCATGGGAAGtaatttgatttttttttttgctttaTTTATTCAGCGGCTTCGACGATTCTTCCCGTTGAGATGAGTCTTGTAGTGTTGCATGCAATTATCCTGGCGGGCAAACCGGGCACCACAGTCGGCCCACGGACAAACGTGTTTTCTCTCTCCCGTGTGGGTCCGGAAATGACGAGCCAAGTGGCCCAGTGTAGTGAACAGACGGCCACACGTTTTGCAAGCGTGCTTGCGCTTGCTGAGCCGAGGCTCTGTGGACGAGTACGAGCACACAGAACTCACAGAGCTCATGGAACTTCCCAGGTTGGACGTCGACGCTGACGTCGACGCCGGCGTGGCCGTGGCCAGGCTCGACTCCACCGACGAGTCCCCTAGGTacattggctgcgaagcAATGTTCTGATAAGGCACCTGCTGAGGAGGTAGAGGGGCGATGTCGGGACGTTGTTGCATCGAGTGGTCGTTCAACGGCGATGTGGGCAGCACTTGGCCATCATGAAGGGAGAGGAGTGGTTGGCTGGGCACACTCAGAGGTCGCTGGGGCATGGAGTATTGctggtgatgatgttgtagttgttgttgatgatgttgatgttgttgttgttgttggtgcgGTTGCAGCAGCGAAGATAGCGCCAGCGGTAGCGTCAGCTGGAAATACTGGGTCGGCTGGTGGAAACGatgctggtgctggtgcaGAAGACTCTGGTGATAGTGGAGATGGGGCTCCAAATCAGGCCCGATCGACGACATGAGCTCCGAGAACAGCGGTAGCCTGGGGCCCTGGTTGAGTCTTGTCACAAACATATGTTTTTTATCCGTCAATGTGGCAAAGGAGCAGAAGGGTTCTGTGTGGGCTGGGGAAGATGCACTAACAGATGCCAGACGAAGGAGATGGAACCAggcaaaaaaaacaagGGTGAAACAGGTTtaaaaaataaaacaaaaaaagagtgCAAAAAGTGACCTAACAGAAGGGGAGGTAGCGATTGTGGGATTGTCACTTCTGGAGACGTGGAAGTAGTATTGCACTTCACTGTATAGTGGTGGTTGTCAACTGGGAGGTGGGTTTAAATAGTGCCCACTGGAACTGGTAACAGGGCCCGATCCAGGGTTTAAGTAGTAGCGACGCACTGCGAAAATAAAGGGCACTCGCTGGAACAGAAGGAGCTGACAAGCAGACGGGCACTCGTAAGCTGGCTGGCACTTGAGAGGTAGGAAGATGTGGTGGTGATTTGGAAATTGACTTCCAGAACGAGTTTGCAACACCCaactttctttgaaaactgaggaaagaaaagggTGAATTGATTTTAAACTATTTTATTTCTGGAATCTGGGGAATCCTGGCTATTTGAACCGGATGTACGTTCTTTTATTATCTGGAAGGTTGCACCACAGGTACCGCAAATGACAAGGACACAGGAGCGTGGGGCGTGGAGCGATGCTCAAGGCAAcaagacaaaagaaacGAAATGCGAGGAGGCAGAGGTGGCCCTGAAAGATAGTGTGGGAGATTCGACCAGCTATATATGGTTAAGCGGCGTGGGACGAGGATTTTACCTTCCTTGCAGTGAGGAAGAGTTTCTTTTGACTGAGGACCCGCCAAGCGTGAAGGGTGAGACTGGTATAGTATGTGGGTGTGCGTGTGCGGCGCGTGGTGGTGCGTTGCGGTGCATGGTGCATCAATGCCAGGATGCACACAACTGCATGGCGCGTGCGATTGTTGTTTGCTATTGTCAAGGAGGCCAGCGGCGCCAAACAACCCCCCTTATGTGCAGGGCGCATACCCGTCCATTCTGTTTCGAAGTTACGTGTCTGCACCTCTGGCGGGCTCGCATGTTCTTTTCCCGGCCCTCTCCtcagtttcttctttactTGCTTCCTTAAGTACATGTCAAAAATCCTGCCCCCAGTCTCCTCCTTCCTTCGTCCCTCCTGCAGCCAAGCCGGCGATCGCCCTATCTCACTGTTCCCACCCTCCTTCtatctctctctctttctctctgtgCTTTCTTGCGATCCCCTTCAGCCTCTCCCCACTGTTGCTGGTTCCCTCCTCGTTATCGCCGAAACATTCACCACAACCCTCTGTTGCTGGGATTTATTATTTCCCCCGTTTCCCCTTTAGCCGCGCAGTGCCTCTCGCTCTCACCTCACTTTGGTCCTCTGGGGCTGTTTATTACAGAACGGTTGCGTAGTCAAGGTGAGCTGATGCCAAATATTATTCTGAACATACTTACGTCACCGTTGTCAGCCACGGCTGGCCGCTGTTGCCAGGTGGCGCTAGGCGGTTTGCAAGGGTCTCAGGGTTTTTGTAAGGGCAGaattttttctctctcagGGAGGTGTCTCACGCCCAAAGCGGGTGTTGGTGGAAGTGCGGCTGTTTCTAGTCGAAACGAGGAATAAGTCCCAGAAAGCGGAATCGCAAGCTCCTCGTTTTAATGATCCTTTAGGCCTTGTGTCCGTCCTAGTAGGTTGTGTTGGTGGGGTGGCCATGAGCGCTACTTTGATTGGTATCCCCATTTGGTAGAAAGACACCATCCACAAAGGCAATGGGTGGAAGTTAGCAGGACGCAGTGAGATCCCAAAGAACAAAACCTTCCAATGTATCGCTTCCTATCGTGAGACGCGGGACCTTTCTTGTCTAATGCTATGTACCATGTTGCTCGTCGGGTTTGGCACTGTTTCCAGCATAAAGGGCGACACCACGCGAGAACACAAGCAAATGGGAAGCGGCGTTTTGTCAGAATTCCTCGAGCAACAAGAGCGCAATTCGACGCCCTCGTTGGAAGTTGTGCAAGAGCTTCCCTCAGAGATAGAGAGTAGtgagagagagaagagagtAGTGGCTAGTGAACAATGTTGAGAGCGCACATGGAAATCACAGCTAGTCTAGCGAGAACAATAAGAAATTAGACATTGAAACAactcttttcatcaatcacTGGACCTACCTGGGAACGCCCACGACGATAAATGGGTCCTCGGTCTGTGGAAGCTTGGCCAGCAGTACCACCATATCTCCAGCCGTAAACTCCTAGGGGTCGGGAACTAACCCTCCCGGCTCCGCGGTCCATACATGTGCATGGGACTCAGGTGAGTGACAAAGGCGGTGAAACTCACCATGTTAACTTCGTAATTGCGCAAAACAAGTTCGTTTCGAAGCGGGGGGAGGGAATGAAAGATTGGGTGCTGGAAAATCTGTAGAAGCTATTTTTCTACAGCTGAGCTTGCTATTTCACcgtcaatttcaccaaGCCGCAGAAGCGGCCGTGGATTTCCATCAACGTTTACGGCATgggcctttttttttgtgtttaAGCGAAGTACATCGTCGGCAGATGGTTACGGCCAACCGTGAGTTGAGGCTAGGTTAGGCACCGGCCAACTCCTTAAATGTAGAGTTCTGAAAGCTTTCTCTCGCCTACGCCGTTCCTCCAACAAGCATGGTACCATCTACGATTTCTCttggaattttttttgggtAAAAAGCGGGTAGGTGAAATCAGAGGTGGCTGCATGCGTGAAAGAGGTTCGCGTTAGGG
This region of Candidozyma auris chromosome 6, complete sequence genomic DNA includes:
- a CDS encoding C2H2-type zinc finger protein, producing the protein MFVTRLNQGPRLPSFSELMSSIGPDLEPHLHYHQSLSHQHQHRFHQPTQYFQSTLPSALSSSSQPHQQQQQHQHHQQQLQHHHQQYSMPQRPSSVPSQPLLSLHDGQVSPTSPLNDHSMQQRPDIAPLPPQQVPYQNIASQPMYLGDSSVESSSATATPASTSASTSNSGSSMSSVSSVCSYSSTEPRLSKRKHACKTCGRSFTTSGHLARHFRTHTGERKHVCPWADCGARFARQDNCMQHYKTHLNGKNRRSR